A part of Deltaproteobacteria bacterium genomic DNA contains:
- a CDS encoding RDD family protein produces MEIVREPQRVPRNREQSRDSFDGFDLGPVQRLGFLGGARKRQGRKLVEFQVLSAIVDGLIVLGMTLFLSSFSILIMKLKGDLNQFLGVFILVFVWFQFCYLVLLRAYLGHTLGEKTFNIRLGKYHERLQLFYPLRVIFRTLLILLTGIIILPLFSWLLKKDLSGKITGLKIISLI; encoded by the coding sequence ATGGAGATTGTTAGAGAGCCTCAGAGGGTGCCAAGAAATAGAGAGCAAAGCCGGGATTCTTTTGATGGTTTTGATCTGGGGCCAGTTCAGAGGCTGGGTTTTTTAGGTGGCGCTCGAAAACGTCAGGGACGGAAGCTGGTAGAGTTTCAGGTATTGAGTGCTATTGTTGATGGATTAATTGTTCTTGGAATGACTTTATTTTTGAGTTCTTTTTCTATACTCATCATGAAACTTAAAGGTGATTTAAATCAATTTCTTGGCGTTTTCATTTTGGTTTTTGTTTGGTTTCAATTTTGTTACCTTGTTTTATTGAGAGCCTATTTAGGTCACACATTGGGTGAAAAAACATTTAATATCCGGTTAGGAAAATACCATGAAAGGTTACAACTTTTCTACCCCCTAAGAGTGATCTTTAGAACCTTGCTAATTCTGCTAACGGGAATTATTATTTTACCCCTCTTTTCTTGGCTGTTAAAAAAAGATCTTTCTGGAAAAATTACGGGATTAAAGATTATATCTTTAATTTAA
- a CDS encoding response regulator transcription factor, with protein sequence MKTNQKEILLVEDDVSLGETLKERLEKEYLVDWAKTEKTALDFLNKKIFDLVILDVNLPDGSGFQIAEKKLLNQKTNFIFLTAQGDAQNRLRGYELGAEEYIPKPFHLKELLIRVKHVLDSHPKVNQLIIKNITIDFNQLLIKKDNGQMEYPAASDMKVLELLVSRSPQPVSRDEIMDFVWGEDKNPNLRTVDNAIVRIKKVLGLENETIIRNIRGVGYQWIREDL encoded by the coding sequence ATGAAAACCAATCAAAAAGAAATTCTGTTAGTTGAGGATGATGTCAGTCTTGGCGAGACCCTAAAGGAAAGACTTGAAAAAGAATATTTAGTGGATTGGGCTAAAACAGAGAAAACAGCCCTGGATTTTTTAAATAAGAAAATTTTCGATTTGGTTATCTTAGATGTGAATCTTCCCGACGGGAGTGGCTTTCAAATTGCTGAAAAAAAACTTTTAAATCAAAAGACAAATTTTATTTTTTTGACAGCTCAAGGTGATGCTCAAAATCGATTACGTGGTTATGAACTTGGGGCCGAGGAGTATATACCCAAACCCTTTCACTTAAAAGAGTTACTTATCCGAGTTAAGCATGTGCTGGATTCTCATCCAAAAGTAAATCAGTTAATTATAAAAAATATCACCATCGATTTTAATCAGTTGCTCATCAAAAAAGATAATGGCCAAATGGAATACCCGGCAGCCTCTGACATGAAGGTGTTAGAACTACTCGTGAGTCGATCTCCTCAGCCAGTTTCCAGGGACGAGATTATGGATTTTGTTTGGGGTGAAGACAAAAATCCCAATTTAAGAACCGTAGATAATGCTATCGTGAGAATCAAAAAAGTATTAGGACTTGAAAATGAAACCATCATCAGAAATATTCGTGGTGTTGGTTACCAGTGGATAAGGGAGGATTTATGA
- a CDS encoding Glu/Leu/Phe/Val dehydrogenase, producing MGIFQEIIKFGSHEEVLFCHDAEVGLKAIIALHNTALGPALGGTRMWNYASEEEALIDVLRLSKGMTYKAAAAGLNLGGGKAVIIGDSKKNKSEGLFRAFGHFVNSLNGKYITAEDVGTCEQDMEYIFMETPWVTGIPKDYGGSGDPSPYTAHGVLMGIKASVKEKFNLDSLKSLRVAVQGLGNVGSNLVKYLVAEGAQVIIADIDPDKVKALLAQYPQLIETNVDKILYSDCDVLAPCALGGVVNDQSLGLIKAKIICGGANNQLLESKHGNALQELGILYAPDYVVNAGGLMNVFVELEGYSPDRAFEKTRKVYENLMRVFEISKKEKIGTHLAADRLAEDRIQTIGKLKQRHPGKSSRSFTTLKEVYNR from the coding sequence GTGGGAATTTTTCAAGAAATTATCAAATTTGGTAGCCATGAAGAAGTATTGTTCTGTCACGATGCCGAGGTCGGACTAAAGGCCATTATCGCTCTTCATAATACAGCTCTGGGGCCGGCCCTTGGAGGAACGCGAATGTGGAATTATGCAAGTGAAGAAGAAGCACTCATTGATGTTCTTAGATTGTCAAAGGGAATGACCTACAAAGCGGCGGCAGCTGGTTTAAATCTGGGCGGCGGCAAAGCGGTGATAATCGGTGATTCAAAAAAAAATAAATCAGAAGGTCTATTTCGAGCTTTCGGTCACTTTGTTAATTCTTTAAATGGAAAATACATTACTGCTGAAGATGTGGGAACTTGTGAGCAAGATATGGAATATATTTTTATGGAAACTCCTTGGGTTACAGGAATTCCTAAAGATTATGGTGGATCAGGAGATCCTTCGCCCTATACCGCTCATGGGGTATTGATGGGGATAAAAGCTTCCGTCAAAGAAAAGTTTAATTTGGATTCTTTAAAAAGTTTGCGAGTCGCTGTTCAGGGTCTTGGAAATGTGGGATCAAATCTAGTAAAGTACTTAGTAGCTGAGGGGGCTCAGGTTATTATTGCAGATATAGATCCTGATAAAGTAAAAGCGCTCTTGGCTCAATACCCACAGTTAATTGAGACCAATGTCGATAAAATTCTTTATTCTGATTGTGATGTTTTAGCTCCTTGTGCTTTAGGGGGAGTGGTTAATGATCAGTCGCTGGGGCTTATTAAGGCTAAAATAATCTGTGGGGGTGCTAACAATCAACTTCTTGAATCTAAACACGGGAATGCTTTACAAGAATTAGGAATTCTCTATGCCCCTGATTATGTGGTAAATGCAGGAGGATTGATGAATGTCTTTGTTGAACTTGAGGGCTATTCTCCCGATAGAGCCTTTGAAAAAACAAGAAAAGTTTATGAAAATTTAATGAGGGTGTTTGAAATTTCTAAAAAAGAAAAAATAGGGACTCATCTGGCGGCAGATCGGCTAGCTGAGGATCGAATTCAAACCATAGGAAAATTAAAGCAAAGACATCCTGGAAAATCGAGTCGCTCCTTTACAACACTCAAAGAAGTGTATAACAGGTAG
- a CDS encoding PQQ-binding-like beta-propeller repeat protein, with protein sequence MISIKAVFLLILIFLQIQIISCSSSSVGISGSNSGSKELIVSPKFIRAASEQKIQKYRKINRARPMEYGKLLILANAHDGLTAFDLETGEKKWHFFVFNGVEKEPVLYKDNLYFGGNDGNFYSIKAQNGVENWKSQIKSEIVASPSFDSEEGRVYFLTTTNSLFALDAENGKQVWTYTRQDPSNYSIRGGTTPLIHHQLIYVGFSEGSFVAFNKSNGTINWEIQLNKNKRFKDIDSTAVLSEGKIFVSGYDDKLFCLASANGEILWRFEAGGYLPVTIKQDLLYYPSTNGKVYALNKNTAKKVWEIEVLDGIPSEISLIGQMLVFGESQGSIVFFNASDGKKIKSFEPGRGILSSILVNEKKSEVYFISGEANLYALEVKWKYKNLFSFVD encoded by the coding sequence ATGATAAGCATAAAGGCCGTTTTTTTACTCATTCTGATTTTTCTACAAATTCAAATCATTTCTTGCTCTTCGAGCTCTGTAGGTATTTCAGGAAGTAATTCAGGAAGCAAAGAATTAATTGTCTCTCCTAAGTTTATAAGAGCGGCCAGTGAACAAAAAATTCAAAAATATAGAAAAATTAATAGAGCCAGGCCCATGGAATATGGAAAACTTTTGATATTGGCAAATGCTCACGACGGACTAACCGCATTCGATTTAGAAACAGGTGAGAAGAAATGGCACTTTTTTGTTTTTAATGGTGTAGAAAAAGAACCAGTTTTGTATAAGGATAATCTCTATTTTGGTGGCAATGATGGAAATTTTTATTCTATAAAAGCTCAAAATGGTGTTGAAAACTGGAAAAGTCAAATTAAGTCAGAAATTGTTGCAAGCCCCTCGTTTGATTCAGAAGAGGGACGAGTTTACTTTTTAACAACAACAAACTCCTTATTCGCATTAGATGCGGAAAATGGAAAGCAAGTTTGGACATACACCCGGCAAGATCCCTCAAATTATTCTATTCGAGGAGGAACAACGCCTTTAATCCATCACCAGTTGATTTATGTCGGCTTCTCTGAAGGTTCTTTTGTGGCCTTTAATAAATCAAATGGAACCATCAATTGGGAAATTCAATTAAATAAAAATAAACGATTCAAAGACATTGATTCAACGGCTGTATTAAGCGAAGGAAAAATATTTGTTTCTGGTTACGATGATAAGTTGTTTTGCTTGGCCTCGGCCAATGGCGAGATCCTTTGGAGATTTGAGGCCGGTGGGTATTTGCCTGTGACCATTAAACAAGATCTTCTATATTACCCTTCAACTAATGGAAAAGTATACGCATTAAATAAAAACACAGCAAAGAAAGTTTGGGAAATTGAAGTATTAGATGGCATCCCAAGTGAAATCAGCCTGATAGGTCAGATGCTTGTCTTCGGTGAATCCCAAGGAAGTATTGTTTTTTTTAATGCTTCAGATGGAAAGAAAATTAAATCTTTTGAACCTGGTCGGGGTATTTTAAGCTCGATTCTAGTGAATGAAAAAAAATCAGAGGTTTATTTTATATCCGGAGAGGCAAATCTTTACGCCCTAGAGGTCAAATGGAAATACAAGAATTTATTTTCGTTCGTCGATTAA
- a CDS encoding GHKL domain-containing protein produces the protein MKKMCSDFLLNSPLLSKLGTETPDEGNFSSYLESLLTNLKFCYPELIFHVEIFNPRKKNSKVYAINDQYLEFKVKDSLEHYDNDISNLFPYEETLSQNKKVYYPLIKEKSHIGFLVFTGSSKSKSTHFDMILAAQFIVRAMISNEKKLAIDSLEELNLQLEKIVEEKTQSLLREKEVVFQSSKMATLGEIASGVAHEINNPLTIIQAKAIIMQKKMEKKQILDTDMAEGFQKIISTVARITKIIKGLRFISRDGSSDSPVRVMLSQVLEMTLDLCVERLRNNQIKFEVDTFVDDFEIEVKETQMVQVFLNLINNSFDAIKELENKWVKISIEGNDNLVTIRFTDSGLGISESILEKIMNPFFTTKPIGQGTGLGLSSSKGIVEGHSGKLYYNKKSPNTQFVIEIPYIRKVQIQQKAA, from the coding sequence ATGAAAAAAATGTGTTCTGATTTCTTGTTAAATTCACCTTTGCTTTCAAAATTGGGAACTGAAACTCCTGATGAAGGGAATTTTAGTTCTTATTTAGAATCTCTTTTAACGAATCTTAAATTTTGCTATCCTGAGCTTATTTTTCATGTAGAGATTTTTAACCCACGAAAAAAAAATTCAAAGGTGTACGCGATTAATGATCAATACCTCGAATTCAAAGTAAAAGACAGTTTAGAGCACTACGACAATGATATTTCGAATTTATTTCCCTATGAAGAAACTCTTTCTCAAAATAAAAAGGTTTACTACCCCCTTATTAAAGAAAAATCTCATATTGGTTTTTTGGTGTTCACAGGATCAAGTAAATCTAAATCAACACATTTTGATATGATCCTTGCTGCGCAATTTATTGTAAGAGCCATGATTTCTAATGAAAAGAAGTTAGCTATTGATTCTTTAGAAGAGCTAAATCTTCAATTAGAAAAAATCGTTGAAGAAAAAACACAATCCTTACTAAGAGAAAAGGAAGTAGTTTTTCAATCCAGTAAAATGGCTACCCTTGGAGAAATCGCGTCAGGAGTCGCCCATGAGATCAATAATCCTTTAACAATCATTCAAGCCAAAGCCATTATCATGCAAAAGAAAATGGAAAAAAAACAAATACTAGATACGGATATGGCTGAAGGATTTCAAAAAATCATCTCTACCGTCGCAAGAATCACTAAAATTATTAAAGGACTGAGGTTTATTAGTCGTGATGGAAGTTCGGATTCACCCGTTCGAGTGATGCTTTCTCAGGTCTTAGAAATGACACTAGACCTTTGTGTTGAAAGATTGAGAAATAATCAGATTAAGTTTGAAGTGGATACTTTTGTAGATGATTTTGAAATTGAAGTTAAAGAAACTCAGATGGTTCAAGTATTTTTAAATCTTATTAACAACTCCTTTGACGCGATTAAAGAATTAGAAAATAAGTGGGTCAAAATCAGCATTGAAGGAAACGACAACTTGGTAACTATCAGATTTACCGACTCTGGCTTAGGGATATCAGAATCTATCTTAGAAAAGATAATGAATCCCTTTTTTACGACCAAACCCATTGGGCAGGGAACTGGTCTTGGTTTAAGTTCCTCTAAAGGAATTGTCGAAGGTCATTCGGGTAAACTTTATTATAATAAAAAATCACCAAACACTCAGTTTGTTATTGAGATTCCATATATTCGCAAAGTTCAAATTCAACAAAAAGCGGCTTAA
- a CDS encoding uroporphyrinogen decarboxylase encodes MNSLFSNAIKAQSQTTPPIWFMRQAGRYHSHYQALRKKNSFMDLCKLPDLAAEVAMGPIMDFDFDVAILFSDLLFPLQSLGLGLEYTDEGPKLGIHLTPDSIKKLIPFNEAWPSLMFQKKALELTRKKLPENKSLIGFVGGPWTLFVYAVEGSHKGNLTLSKKYLPLYTQFCEHLMPLLKKNIELQLEGGAEVVMVFDTAAGEIDPILYQQLIMPQLLTLAGLFPHKLGYYSKGTMGGYFTKEFFNAPWAGLGFDHRWNLPSLLKNLNTTYKNHFFVQGNFDQALLHQEPSEFEKSLKNYLKPFKDLPEKDRARWVCGLGHGVLPHTPEKNVHKFIEIVRKEVFV; translated from the coding sequence ATGAACTCATTATTTAGTAATGCGATCAAAGCTCAATCACAAACGACACCGCCAATATGGTTTATGCGGCAAGCAGGCAGGTATCATAGCCATTACCAGGCGTTGAGAAAAAAAAATTCCTTTATGGATTTGTGCAAACTCCCTGATTTAGCAGCAGAAGTGGCCATGGGACCCATCATGGATTTTGATTTTGATGTCGCTATCTTATTTAGTGACTTGTTGTTTCCACTTCAGTCTTTAGGCTTAGGTCTAGAGTACACTGATGAGGGTCCAAAGTTGGGAATACATTTGACCCCCGATTCGATCAAAAAATTAATTCCTTTTAACGAGGCTTGGCCAAGCCTGATGTTTCAAAAGAAAGCCCTGGAGCTAACTCGAAAAAAACTTCCTGAAAATAAATCTTTGATTGGATTTGTCGGTGGTCCATGGACTTTATTTGTTTATGCCGTAGAGGGTTCACACAAAGGAAACCTAACCTTATCAAAAAAGTATTTGCCACTTTACACTCAATTTTGTGAGCACCTGATGCCACTTTTAAAAAAGAATATTGAGCTTCAACTAGAAGGAGGAGCCGAGGTGGTGATGGTTTTTGATACGGCTGCTGGTGAAATTGATCCCATTCTTTATCAACAATTAATTATGCCCCAGTTACTCACTTTAGCTGGTCTGTTTCCTCATAAGTTGGGTTATTACTCAAAAGGTACCATGGGCGGTTATTTTACCAAGGAATTTTTCAATGCCCCCTGGGCTGGACTGGGTTTTGATCATCGATGGAATTTACCATCCTTGCTTAAAAATTTAAATACGACTTACAAAAATCATTTTTTTGTGCAAGGAAATTTTGATCAAGCCTTGCTTCATCAAGAGCCCTCCGAATTTGAAAAATCATTAAAAAACTACTTAAAGCCTTTTAAAGATCTACCCGAAAAAGACAGAGCTCGTTGGGTTTGTGGTCTAGGTCATGGAGTCTTACCCCATACGCCAGAAAAAAATGTGCATAAATTTATCGAGATCGTCAGGAAAGAAGTTTTTGTATGA
- the hemN gene encoding oxygen-independent coproporphyrinogen III oxidase, protein MSQNLIQKYDIPAPRYTSYPTVPYWDTSPTEEEWIQHIQKTLALNKASWSLYIHMPFCETLCTFCGCNTSITKDHSKEFPYVQTLLKEFDYYLEKAPDLKKIPLKQIHLGGGSPTFFSANSLKQLAEGIFNKIKKAPEDFEGAIEVDPRRTHRDQLEVLRGLGFNRISLGVQDFDPEVQRLVNRIQPYEKTKFVTDTARELGYESVNFDLIYGLAKQTPESIQKSAELTVGLKPDRIALYSLAIVPWIKPQQKLFKDEDLPKGEDKRKLYEIARHTLLANGYKEIGMDHFALATDALFIQAQNKKLHRNFMGYTDQKTDLLLGLGVSSISETPFSFHQNEKVLNLYEQKVNKHQIPSLRGHILTEEDTLQREKILKIMTQFEVPLSAEEVIEAEVFLKEMIQDRLIEIKDSKIKVLEAGKPFLRNAALFFDKRLMRSQPQTRIFSQSI, encoded by the coding sequence ATGAGTCAAAATCTAATTCAAAAATATGATATTCCAGCTCCACGTTATACCAGCTACCCCACGGTTCCATACTGGGACACCTCGCCCACAGAGGAGGAATGGATTCAACATATTCAAAAAACCTTAGCCTTAAACAAGGCTAGTTGGTCTTTGTACATTCATATGCCATTTTGTGAAACCCTTTGTACTTTTTGTGGTTGCAATACCTCCATCACCAAAGATCATTCGAAGGAGTTTCCCTATGTCCAGACCTTGCTTAAAGAATTCGATTATTATCTTGAAAAAGCTCCTGATTTAAAAAAAATCCCTCTTAAACAAATTCATTTGGGTGGAGGTTCGCCAACTTTTTTTAGTGCCAATTCCTTAAAGCAATTAGCCGAGGGGATTTTTAATAAAATCAAGAAGGCTCCTGAGGATTTTGAAGGAGCCATAGAAGTTGACCCGCGCCGAACCCATCGAGATCAGTTAGAAGTATTACGAGGCTTGGGTTTTAACCGGATCAGTTTAGGCGTTCAAGATTTTGATCCGGAAGTGCAAAGATTAGTGAATCGCATTCAGCCCTACGAAAAAACCAAGTTTGTAACAGACACAGCTCGAGAGCTTGGGTATGAATCCGTAAATTTTGATTTAATATACGGTTTAGCTAAACAGACTCCTGAAAGTATTCAAAAGTCGGCAGAGTTAACTGTGGGTTTAAAACCTGACCGGATCGCTTTATATAGTTTAGCTATCGTTCCTTGGATAAAGCCCCAACAAAAACTATTCAAAGATGAAGACCTTCCCAAGGGCGAGGACAAAAGAAAATTATATGAAATTGCCAGGCATACCTTATTGGCAAATGGTTACAAAGAAATAGGCATGGATCATTTTGCTTTAGCGACGGATGCTTTGTTTATTCAGGCCCAAAATAAAAAACTCCATCGCAATTTTATGGGTTACACGGATCAAAAGACGGATCTCTTATTAGGTCTAGGTGTCAGCTCTATTTCCGAAACGCCCTTTTCATTTCATCAAAATGAAAAGGTTCTTAACCTCTACGAGCAAAAGGTAAACAAACATCAAATTCCATCCCTCCGTGGACATATCCTAACAGAAGAAGATACACTCCAGCGCGAAAAGATCTTAAAAATCATGACTCAGTTTGAGGTGCCTTTGTCCGCTGAAGAAGTTATCGAAGCTGAGGTTTTTCTCAAGGAAATGATCCAAGATCGACTGATTGAAATTAAGGACAGTAAAATAAAAGTTCTTGAAGCAGGAAAGCCTTTCCTAAGAAATGCTGCCTTGTTTTTTGATAAAAGACTGATGCGCTCTCAACCCCAGACAAGGATTTTTTCACAATCGATATAA
- a CDS encoding NAD(P)-binding protein, whose protein sequence is MAEEKKPHQFSELSTKYLMNKDPIQIIGAGFSGLSLAYFFVKEGYPVVIYEKENQVGGVIDSYFSKEMLIETAANGFLCSKKIEALFMDIGCELLLANKESRKKFIYRQGLKTWPLTLSETVKALLKALKSLVTWQFKPFPNENLRDWCFRCLTPEVNQYLIQPMVYGIFAANTSKLSARLVLGSLFFKKEKGTYRGLVSAKGGMKEVITKLKEYLLKANVQFKPQFSTEQISLNKLEHNTFLATSLNSSFFNLTTKSKLQKISLLRVTLSFKKSTELDGFGVLFPENESFFSLGVLANTKIFNFRGKYNESWILGGSEHPDYVHFSDQQILDMIIQDRKRLFGPLNADFEIDNYVIIRWQEVLPLYDLELSKVLEVNSQSLKNLTGNYLGVIGLSGIHERNHTLVKGYLKNEKKTSHPQ, encoded by the coding sequence ATGGCAGAAGAAAAAAAACCTCATCAGTTCTCAGAACTTTCAACCAAGTATTTAATGAATAAAGACCCCATTCAGATTATCGGAGCGGGGTTTTCTGGATTATCCCTAGCCTATTTTTTTGTTAAAGAAGGCTACCCCGTGGTGATTTATGAAAAAGAAAATCAAGTGGGTGGGGTGATTGATTCCTATTTTTCAAAGGAAATGCTTATCGAGACAGCAGCAAATGGGTTTCTTTGCTCTAAAAAAATTGAAGCTCTTTTTATGGATATTGGCTGCGAGTTATTGCTAGCCAACAAAGAATCTAGAAAGAAATTTATCTATCGGCAGGGTTTAAAGACTTGGCCCTTAACCTTAAGTGAAACAGTTAAAGCCCTTCTTAAGGCTTTAAAATCTTTAGTTACTTGGCAGTTCAAACCTTTTCCCAACGAGAATCTTAGAGATTGGTGTTTTCGTTGCCTCACTCCTGAAGTGAATCAATACCTCATTCAACCCATGGTCTACGGAATTTTTGCTGCCAACACTTCTAAATTATCAGCAAGACTTGTTCTAGGTTCGCTCTTTTTCAAGAAAGAAAAGGGGACTTATCGCGGTCTTGTTAGTGCCAAAGGAGGGATGAAAGAGGTAATAACTAAATTGAAGGAATATTTACTTAAAGCGAATGTTCAATTTAAACCTCAGTTTTCAACTGAACAGATTTCTTTAAATAAATTGGAACATAATACTTTTTTAGCAACTTCATTAAATTCTTCTTTTTTCAATTTAACTACAAAATCAAAACTTCAAAAAATCAGTCTCTTAAGAGTCACTCTCTCCTTTAAAAAATCCACAGAACTCGATGGTTTTGGTGTTTTATTTCCTGAAAATGAAAGTTTTTTCTCCCTTGGGGTTTTAGCTAATACCAAAATTTTTAACTTTCGTGGAAAATACAATGAAAGCTGGATTCTAGGCGGCAGTGAGCACCCTGACTATGTTCACTTTTCTGATCAGCAAATCCTTGATATGATCATTCAAGATCGAAAACGGCTTTTTGGTCCTCTCAATGCTGATTTTGAAATTGATAATTATGTTATTATCCGATGGCAAGAGGTCCTACCACTCTATGACCTTGAGTTGTCCAAAGTATTAGAAGTAAATTCTCAGTCATTAAAGAATCTAACAGGTAATTATCTTGGAGTTATTGGTCTTTCTGGAATTCATGAAAGAAACCATACGTTAGTGAAAGGCTATCTCAAAAATGAAAAAAAAACTTCTCATCCTCAATAA
- a CDS encoding ATP-binding protein — MKKIRFKEINVKNRYLSLQIKNDLKSKMVFLGGPRQVGKTTLSKNLFPNAAYLNWDYSEDRELILRNELPSHNILIFDEIHKYKKWRNYLKGFYDKNKNEKRILVTGSARLDFYRYGGDSLQGRYHFLRLHPLTFDELNSTKWSDFESLFQLGGFPEPFFKGNKIEAQRWSREYRQRILRDDISSIERISDLGSAEHLLIRLPELVGSPLSINSLAEDLQISFKTIKRWLEVLERFYAFYRISAMGSPKIKAIKKEQKHYHYDWTLVKNPGLKFENLIGNHLLKRVQFLEDTQGRDIELRFYKDRESREVDFVIVEDQQATIFIECKLSDTQVSPHLKYVKSKFPNTRAYQLTFNSKKDFTTPEGIRVCDAWKILTNILDELNNPKEKSIP, encoded by the coding sequence ATGAAAAAAATCAGATTCAAGGAAATAAATGTGAAAAATCGATATCTATCTCTTCAAATCAAAAATGATTTGAAGTCAAAAATGGTTTTTTTAGGAGGGCCTCGCCAAGTAGGTAAAACGACCCTTTCAAAAAATTTATTTCCCAATGCGGCCTATCTCAATTGGGACTACTCTGAAGACAGAGAGCTTATTTTACGAAATGAATTGCCTTCTCATAATATTTTGATATTTGATGAAATTCATAAATATAAAAAATGGCGAAATTACCTTAAAGGTTTTTACGATAAAAACAAAAATGAAAAAAGAATTCTAGTTACAGGGAGTGCTCGGTTAGATTTTTATCGATATGGAGGAGACTCTCTTCAAGGTCGGTACCATTTTTTACGACTACATCCTCTTACTTTTGATGAACTTAATTCGACCAAGTGGTCAGATTTTGAAAGTCTTTTTCAATTAGGTGGTTTCCCAGAACCTTTCTTTAAAGGAAATAAAATAGAAGCTCAGCGATGGTCTAGAGAATACCGACAACGTATTCTTCGAGATGACATTTCAAGTATCGAAAGGATTTCAGACCTGGGCTCCGCTGAGCATTTGTTAATCAGATTACCAGAGTTGGTCGGAAGTCCTCTTTCTATCAATTCCTTAGCAGAAGATCTGCAAATTAGTTTTAAAACGATAAAAAGATGGTTAGAAGTTTTAGAAAGGTTTTATGCCTTTTATCGTATTTCTGCCATGGGATCACCTAAAATCAAAGCTATTAAAAAAGAGCAAAAACATTACCACTATGATTGGACATTGGTGAAAAACCCGGGACTCAAATTTGAAAACCTAATAGGGAATCATCTTTTAAAACGTGTTCAATTTCTTGAGGACACACAAGGAAGAGATATAGAGCTTCGTTTTTATAAGGATCGAGAGTCTAGAGAAGTCGATTTTGTGATCGTTGAAGATCAACAAGCAACAATTTTTATTGAGTGTAAATTGTCTGATACTCAGGTCTCGCCTCATTTGAAGTATGTAAAATCAAAGTTTCCAAATACAAGGGCTTATCAATTAACTTTTAACTCTAAAAAAGACTTTACAACTCCAGAGGGAATTAGAGTCTGTGATGCATGGAAGATATTAACCAATATTTTGGATGAACTAAACAACCCGAAAGAGAAATCAATACCATAG
- the hemH gene encoding ferrochelatase, translating into MKKKLLILNNIGSPASTSVRDVRRYLREFLMDPFVIQIPFIFRFLLVYGIISLFRPAKSAEKYKTIWTDRGSPLLSLTLDLKTKLLKHLEDFDISLGMRYQNPSLQKSISNLSQYDSIYLAPLYPQYAESSTLSSTQKFISEVKDQSKKNSISLTGKTIKVLKPFWKHRLFIETWTQKFQSIDLAQYDLLLFSYHGLPESQLAKNHFCQFNSSCCLNSDNADNNCYRAQCFQTTNLILNSLKKSGKLPPKLKMETSFQSRLGRSKWIEPYTDIFLKTAAQDHQIKRILVLCPAFVTDCLETLEEIKIENKKLFLEHGGLQLDYLSSLNDDDHWAKNLSLIIKEDSSFDTLTIAGP; encoded by the coding sequence ATGAAAAAAAAACTTCTCATCCTCAATAATATAGGTTCTCCAGCTTCAACCTCCGTAAGGGATGTAAGGCGGTATTTAAGAGAATTTTTGATGGATCCTTTTGTTATACAAATTCCCTTTATATTCCGATTCTTATTGGTCTATGGAATTATATCTTTATTTCGACCTGCTAAGTCTGCTGAAAAATATAAAACTATTTGGACCGATCGAGGTTCTCCTTTGTTAAGTCTTACCTTAGATTTAAAAACTAAACTCCTTAAACACCTTGAAGATTTTGATATCTCCTTAGGGATGCGATATCAAAATCCATCCTTACAAAAATCGATTTCAAACCTATCGCAATATGACTCTATCTATCTAGCTCCACTCTACCCCCAATATGCGGAATCAAGTACACTTTCCTCGACCCAAAAGTTTATTTCTGAAGTTAAAGATCAATCAAAGAAAAACTCAATTTCTCTTACAGGAAAAACAATAAAAGTATTAAAACCTTTTTGGAAGCATCGTCTTTTTATAGAAACCTGGACTCAGAAATTTCAGTCCATTGATTTGGCTCAATACGATTTACTTTTGTTTTCCTATCATGGTTTGCCAGAATCCCAACTCGCCAAAAATCATTTTTGCCAATTTAACTCCAGTTGTTGTTTAAATTCAGACAATGCAGATAACAACTGTTACAGGGCCCAGTGTTTTCAAACCACTAATTTAATTCTGAATTCTCTAAAAAAATCAGGTAAGTTGCCACCAAAACTTAAAATGGAAACAAGTTTTCAATCCAGATTAGGACGCAGCAAATGGATTGAGCCCTATACAGATATTTTTCTTAAGACAGCCGCCCAAGATCATCAAATAAAAAGAATCTTGGTCTTATGTCCTGCCTTTGTAACGGACTGCTTGGAAACTCTTGAAGAAATAAAAATTGAAAATAAAAAATTATTTCTAGAACATGGGGGACTCCAACTGGACTATCTTTCCTCCTTAAATGACGATGATCATTGGGCTAAAAATTTAAGCTTAATTATAAAAGAGGATTCTTCATTTGATACCCTAACCATCGCCGGACCATAG